Proteins encoded within one genomic window of Bradyrhizobium sp. 186:
- a CDS encoding TRAP transporter permease produces MSSASVSSGPQAQAKRIVFDDPHGAAGNMQEAEVTRVRTLQGAWRWALVVATAATILLCINQQFSLRFFIGYTQLNTEYFYLLIALMLPFTFLIFPGTERAPLDRIPWYDLAFFVVTFAAALLLMSNVRKAAEAGWEFGGAPNSVIAAGLVMWVMLMEALRRTGGWSLLLSVFPFTIYPLFAESSWLGPFRGTQSTLEQATAYHVLSGESLLGIPIQAFADTVIGFLVFGTALMMTGAGKFFINLAFALCGTFRGGAAKVCIFASGLLGMMSGSIISNVLTAGTMTIPVMKKSGFRASYAGAIEACASTGAVLAPPVMGATAFVIAQFLNVSYADVAIAAIIPAVLYYVGLFMQVDAYAARHGLKGIPRAELPRIMDTIRDGWYYVFVIALLIVMLLYFKRESHAPFFATALLLVLNQLFSKDTRWTLTTISKFLEVNGRTFVELVGILAGCGLLIGAFSMTGVVSSLANDLLRIAGDNPFLLLGMCAFTSLILGLGLTTTACYIFLAILVAPALEKLGLNKMAVHMFIFYWGMLSSITPPVAIASFAAAGIAGSPAMKTGWESMWVGSIIYFIPFFFVLNPALVLQGPSPYLAGLGLMALAAFGTLFICGGIQGYQPFVGDLRGTGALEWPLRVLLVIGGFVVATPGGGIMPLSQLQVTLLGLAILTPTILIALLLIRRQGPIPDGLRVP; encoded by the coding sequence ATGTCGTCTGCTTCAGTCTCCTCCGGCCCGCAAGCGCAGGCCAAGCGGATCGTGTTCGACGATCCGCACGGCGCTGCCGGCAACATGCAGGAAGCGGAGGTGACGCGCGTCCGCACGCTGCAAGGGGCTTGGCGCTGGGCTCTGGTCGTCGCGACCGCGGCGACGATCCTGCTCTGCATCAACCAGCAATTCTCGCTACGCTTCTTCATCGGCTACACCCAGCTCAACACGGAGTACTTCTATCTCCTGATCGCCTTGATGCTGCCTTTCACCTTCCTGATCTTCCCGGGCACCGAGCGCGCCCCGCTCGACCGCATTCCCTGGTACGACCTCGCATTCTTCGTCGTCACCTTCGCCGCGGCCCTGCTGCTGATGTCGAACGTGCGCAAGGCGGCGGAGGCCGGATGGGAATTCGGCGGCGCGCCCAACAGCGTGATCGCCGCGGGCCTCGTGATGTGGGTGATGCTGATGGAGGCGCTGCGCCGCACCGGCGGCTGGAGCTTGCTGCTGAGCGTATTTCCCTTCACCATCTATCCGCTGTTTGCGGAGTCGAGCTGGCTCGGGCCGTTCCGCGGCACCCAATCGACGCTGGAACAGGCGACTGCCTATCACGTGCTGTCTGGCGAGAGCCTGCTCGGGATTCCGATCCAGGCGTTTGCCGACACCGTGATCGGCTTCCTCGTGTTCGGCACCGCGCTGATGATGACCGGGGCCGGCAAATTCTTCATCAACCTCGCCTTCGCGCTGTGCGGGACGTTCCGCGGCGGCGCGGCGAAAGTCTGCATCTTCGCCAGCGGCCTGCTCGGCATGATGTCGGGCTCGATCATCTCCAACGTGCTCACTGCCGGCACCATGACCATTCCGGTGATGAAGAAGAGCGGCTTTCGCGCCTCCTATGCCGGCGCGATCGAGGCCTGCGCCTCGACCGGCGCGGTGCTGGCGCCGCCGGTGATGGGCGCGACCGCCTTCGTGATCGCGCAGTTCCTCAACGTCAGCTATGCCGACGTCGCGATCGCTGCGATCATCCCGGCCGTACTCTATTACGTCGGGTTGTTCATGCAGGTCGACGCCTATGCGGCGCGCCACGGGCTGAAGGGCATTCCACGCGCCGAGTTGCCGCGGATCATGGATACGATCCGGGACGGCTGGTACTACGTCTTCGTCATCGCGCTCCTGATCGTGATGCTGCTCTACTTCAAGCGCGAGAGCCACGCGCCGTTCTTTGCCACCGCGCTGCTGCTGGTCCTCAACCAGCTGTTCTCGAAGGACACGCGTTGGACTCTCACGACGATCAGTAAATTCCTGGAGGTCAACGGGCGCACCTTCGTCGAGCTCGTCGGCATCCTCGCCGGCTGCGGGCTTCTGATCGGCGCGTTCTCGATGACCGGCGTGGTGTCGAGCCTGGCCAACGATTTGTTGCGGATCGCGGGCGACAATCCCTTCCTGCTGCTCGGCATGTGCGCGTTCACGAGCCTGATCCTCGGCCTCGGGCTGACGACCACGGCCTGCTACATCTTCCTTGCCATCCTGGTGGCGCCCGCGCTGGAGAAGCTTGGGCTGAACAAGATGGCCGTGCACATGTTCATTTTCTACTGGGGCATGCTGTCGTCGATCACGCCGCCGGTCGCGATCGCTTCCTTCGCGGCCGCAGGCATCGCCGGGTCGCCGGCGATGAAGACCGGCTGGGAATCGATGTGGGTCGGCAGCATCATCTATTTCATCCCGTTCTTCTTCGTGCTCAATCCGGCGCTGGTGCTGCAGGGGCCGAGCCCCTATCTCGCCGGCCTCGGCCTGATGGCGCTCGCCGCGTTCGGCACGCTGTTCATCTGCGGCGGCATCCAGGGCTACCAGCCCTTCGTCGGCGATCTCCGCGGCACGGGCGCGCTGGAATGGCCGCTCCGCGTGCTGCTGGTGATCGGCGGCTTCGTGGTGGCGACGCCCGGCGGCGGGATCATGCCGCTGTCGCAGTTGCAGGTCACGCTCTTGGGACTTGCGATCCTGACGCCGACGATTTTGATCGCGCTTCTGCTGATCCGACGGCAAGGGCCGATCCCGGACGGGTTGCGCGTGCCCTGA
- a CDS encoding ATPase domain-containing protein, protein MAGTSSGAQSRDSGDLPRISTGSDGLDDILCGGLDANRMYLYEGRPGTGKTTMALQFLREGVRGGERVLYISLSETERELALVARRHGWSLDGVDIFELVPPETTLDPERELTVFHPAEMELSETTNLIFKEVERINPTRVVLDSLSELRLLAQNPLRYRRQVLALKHFFTNRNCTVIILDDLSSFQDDLQLHSIAHGVVMLEQLAIDYGAERRRLRVIKMRGIRFRGGFHDFTIEAGGLRIFPRLVAAEHHRSFAGEFTPSGNAELDQLLGGGLERGTNALLIGAAGVGKSSVALTYAIASAKRGEHAVFFAFDEGRGTVEARARTLGLPLEQYLQTGLIRFQQIDPAELSPGEFAANVRKSVHVDNARVVIIDSLNGYLNAMPDERFLILQMHELLTYLAQQGVLTILILAQHGLVGPMDTPLDISYLSDAVLMLRYFEAGGTVRRALSVVKKRSGNHEHTIREFRLSSAGITLGPPLREFSGIFSGNPRYTGEAMPEGPTE, encoded by the coding sequence ATGGCAGGCACATCCAGCGGGGCTCAAAGCAGGGATTCTGGAGATCTGCCCAGGATTTCGACGGGCAGCGATGGCCTGGACGACATCCTGTGTGGCGGCCTCGATGCCAACCGCATGTATCTCTACGAGGGGCGGCCCGGCACGGGCAAGACCACGATGGCGCTTCAATTCCTCCGCGAAGGTGTGCGTGGTGGTGAACGGGTGCTCTACATCTCCTTGTCTGAGACCGAGCGCGAGCTGGCGCTCGTTGCGCGGCGGCACGGCTGGTCGCTGGATGGCGTTGATATCTTCGAACTGGTCCCGCCGGAGACGACGCTCGATCCGGAGCGCGAGCTTACCGTATTCCATCCCGCCGAAATGGAACTGAGCGAAACGACCAATCTCATTTTCAAGGAGGTCGAACGGATCAATCCCACCCGGGTGGTGCTGGACAGCCTGTCCGAATTGCGCCTCCTCGCTCAGAACCCGCTCCGGTACAGGCGCCAGGTTCTGGCCCTGAAGCATTTCTTCACGAACCGAAATTGCACGGTCATCATCCTCGACGACCTCTCGTCCTTCCAGGATGACTTGCAGCTCCATTCCATCGCGCACGGCGTCGTGATGCTCGAACAGCTCGCCATCGACTATGGAGCAGAGCGCCGGCGCCTTCGCGTGATCAAGATGCGCGGCATTCGATTTCGCGGCGGCTTCCACGATTTTACGATCGAAGCAGGAGGCTTGCGGATCTTCCCCCGCCTGGTAGCTGCCGAACATCATAGGTCGTTTGCCGGTGAGTTTACGCCCAGCGGCAATGCCGAACTCGACCAGCTGCTTGGAGGCGGGCTCGAGCGCGGCACCAACGCGCTTCTCATCGGCGCGGCCGGTGTCGGCAAATCTTCGGTGGCGCTGACCTATGCGATAGCGTCCGCCAAACGCGGCGAGCACGCCGTATTCTTTGCCTTCGATGAAGGTCGCGGCACGGTGGAAGCCCGGGCTCGAACGCTTGGGCTGCCTCTCGAGCAATACCTTCAAACGGGGCTTATCCGGTTTCAACAGATTGATCCGGCCGAGCTGTCACCGGGCGAGTTCGCCGCCAACGTGCGGAAGAGCGTCCATGTGGACAACGCTCGCGTGGTCATCATCGACAGTCTGAATGGCTACCTGAACGCAATGCCCGATGAGCGATTTCTCATCCTCCAGATGCACGAACTCCTGACCTATCTCGCGCAACAGGGCGTGCTGACCATCTTGATCCTCGCTCAACATGGGCTGGTCGGTCCGATGGATACGCCTCTCGACATCAGCTATTTGAGCGATGCGGTGCTGATGTTGCGCTATTTTGAAGCGGGCGGAACGGTGCGGCGCGCCCTGTCGGTCGTCAAGAAGCGCAGCGGCAATCACGAGCATACCATCCGGGAGTTTCGCCTCAGCAGCGCCGGCATCACGCTCGGCCCTCCGCTGAGGGAGTTCAGCGGCATCTTCTCCGGCAATCCGCGCTACACCGGCGAGGCAATGCCAGAAGGGCCCACTGAATGA
- a CDS encoding carboxyl transferase domain-containing protein, producing MNWKPELDELARREAFAREMGGVDKVKRQHDQGRLTVRERIDGLIDKGSFHEIGAVSGIGEYDPTGELKSVTPANCVFGRARVDGRTLVVVGDDFTVRGGSADASISAKPLMAEEMAHDFRLPIVRIIEGSGGGGSVKTIETKGAANLPGGIGGTRWYRFTTENLSRVPVVALGLGSVAGLGAARLAASHYSIMTKKSAMFVAGPPVVKRLGQDLSKEDLGGADIQTRAGAVDHAVETEEEAFACVRRFLSYLPSSVYELPPTVPCTDDPERTEEALMNAVPRNRKQVYKMRPIIESVVDKGSFFEVASNFGKPIITGLARLEGRAVLLLASDSFHYGGCWTADACQKVVRWVDFAETFHLPIVYLMDCPGFMIGLDAEKAATIRHGVRVMAAVNQTTVPWCTVILRNAFGVAGVVHQPADRFSIRYAWPSAYWGSLPLEGGIEAAYRADIDAAEDKAVKLKEIEDRLNKLRSPFRSAEKFWVEEIIDPRKTRSLLCEFARLAEPLRKPGPSGNMSIRP from the coding sequence ATGAACTGGAAGCCGGAACTCGACGAACTCGCCCGGCGCGAGGCCTTCGCGCGGGAGATGGGCGGCGTTGACAAGGTCAAGCGACAGCATGACCAGGGCCGGCTGACTGTTCGGGAACGTATCGACGGACTGATCGACAAAGGCAGCTTTCACGAGATCGGTGCCGTCTCCGGCATCGGCGAATACGATCCAACCGGCGAGCTCAAAAGCGTGACGCCGGCGAACTGCGTGTTCGGCCGTGCGCGCGTCGACGGCCGCACATTGGTCGTGGTCGGCGACGATTTCACCGTGCGCGGCGGCTCGGCCGATGCGTCGATCTCGGCAAAGCCTTTGATGGCGGAGGAGATGGCGCACGATTTCCGCCTGCCCATCGTCCGCATCATCGAAGGCTCCGGCGGTGGCGGCTCGGTCAAGACGATCGAGACCAAGGGAGCGGCCAATCTGCCCGGCGGCATCGGCGGCACGCGCTGGTATCGCTTCACGACGGAGAATCTCTCCCGCGTGCCCGTGGTCGCGCTCGGCCTGGGTTCGGTCGCGGGCCTTGGCGCGGCGCGTCTTGCCGCCAGCCACTATTCCATCATGACCAAAAAATCCGCGATGTTCGTCGCGGGCCCGCCGGTGGTGAAGCGGCTGGGGCAGGATCTGTCGAAGGAGGATCTCGGCGGCGCCGACATCCAGACCCGCGCCGGCGCGGTGGATCATGCCGTCGAGACCGAGGAGGAGGCCTTTGCCTGCGTACGGCGCTTCCTCTCTTATCTGCCTTCGTCCGTTTACGAACTGCCGCCGACCGTGCCCTGCACCGACGATCCGGAGCGCACCGAAGAAGCGCTGATGAACGCGGTGCCGCGCAACCGCAAGCAGGTCTACAAGATGCGGCCGATCATCGAGTCGGTCGTCGACAAAGGTTCGTTCTTCGAGGTCGCCTCCAATTTCGGCAAGCCGATCATCACCGGCCTCGCGCGGCTCGAGGGCAGGGCGGTGCTGCTGCTTGCCAGCGACAGCTTCCACTATGGCGGCTGCTGGACGGCGGATGCCTGCCAGAAGGTGGTGCGCTGGGTCGACTTCGCGGAGACCTTCCATCTGCCGATCGTCTATCTGATGGATTGCCCCGGCTTCATGATCGGGCTGGATGCCGAGAAGGCCGCCACGATCCGCCACGGCGTTCGCGTCATGGCCGCGGTCAACCAGACCACGGTGCCCTGGTGCACGGTGATCCTGCGCAACGCCTTCGGCGTCGCCGGAGTGGTGCATCAGCCGGCCGACCGCTTCTCGATCCGCTACGCCTGGCCCTCGGCCTATTGGGGCTCGCTCCCACTCGAAGGCGGCATCGAAGCCGCCTACCGCGCCGACATCGACGCGGCCGAGGACAAGGCGGTGAAGCTGAAGGAGATCGAGGACCGTCTCAACAAGCTGCGCTCACCGTTCCGCTCCGCCGAAAAGTTCTGGGTCGAGGAGATCATCGACCCCCGCAAGACGCGCTCACTCCTCTGCGAGTTCGCACGGCTGGCGGAGCCGCTGCGCAAGCCGGGCCCGTCGGGGAACATGTCGATCAGGCCGTAG
- a CDS encoding helix-turn-helix domain-containing protein gives MGRRSERLSRQGVLAGDAGEGDVIQVVSRAFDVLRCFEGHEARLGNLEISNRCGLPRSTVSRLTHTLTRMGQLVYLPRDQKYRIGPSAVAMSASMMKGAQLRSMIRQRLQEVAEQLPGTVGFVVPDRFHLVYLQFARSATALGLHESTGSRISMASTAAGAAYTAAMAPEVGDAFIAEMEREAPEAATILRPRIEANRQSLRERGYVVACGLWSPHINGLAVPIWSPQYQTFVVITIGLLSAMYDEQRLHAEVAPPMLELGRSLGSLLEGAEGDVFNNRLARKPIAMAVHNNNKPINSEGVNELEAGTRRTRPARGLRAGDGRR, from the coding sequence ATGGGACGACGTTCGGAGCGGTTGAGTAGGCAAGGAGTCCTCGCCGGTGATGCCGGTGAAGGTGATGTCATCCAGGTGGTCTCGCGCGCGTTCGACGTGTTGCGATGCTTCGAGGGCCACGAGGCCCGACTCGGCAATCTCGAAATTTCAAATCGCTGTGGTCTGCCGCGCTCGACGGTGTCGCGGCTCACGCACACGCTGACGCGGATGGGACAACTGGTCTATCTGCCGCGCGATCAAAAGTATCGCATCGGCCCGAGCGCAGTGGCGATGAGCGCGTCGATGATGAAGGGCGCGCAATTGCGCAGCATGATCCGGCAGCGGCTCCAGGAAGTCGCCGAGCAATTGCCGGGCACGGTCGGCTTCGTCGTCCCCGATCGCTTTCATCTCGTCTATCTGCAATTCGCGCGCTCGGCGACCGCCCTCGGCCTGCATGAGAGCACCGGCAGCCGAATCTCGATGGCCTCGACCGCCGCAGGCGCGGCCTACACCGCGGCGATGGCGCCGGAGGTCGGCGATGCCTTCATCGCGGAAATGGAACGGGAAGCTCCCGAGGCCGCCACGATCCTGAGGCCCCGCATCGAGGCCAACCGGCAGTCCCTGCGCGAGCGCGGCTATGTCGTGGCCTGCGGCCTGTGGAGCCCGCACATCAACGGGCTCGCGGTCCCGATCTGGTCGCCGCAATACCAGACCTTCGTGGTCATCACGATCGGCCTTCTGTCCGCGATGTATGACGAGCAGCGTCTGCATGCCGAAGTCGCGCCGCCGATGCTCGAGCTCGGCCGCTCGTTGGGCAGCCTGCTCGAGGGCGCGGAAGGCGATGTCTTCAACAATCGTCTCGCGCGCAAGCCGATCGCGATGGCGGTGCATAACAATAACAAGCCGATCAATTCGGAGGGAGTGAATGAACTGGAAGCCGGAACTCGACGAACTCGCCCGGCGCGAGGCCTTCGCGCGGGAGATGGGCGGCGTTGA
- a CDS encoding biotin/lipoyl-containing protein, translating into MPDIKIVTEVAGRVCATPVQVGGTVADGDDVVVVEAMKMEIPVSSPAAGTLKSLLVKLDDVVAEGQAIAIVAS; encoded by the coding sequence ATGCCAGATATTAAGATCGTCACCGAAGTCGCGGGGCGCGTCTGCGCAACTCCCGTGCAAGTTGGAGGAACCGTCGCAGATGGCGATGACGTTGTGGTGGTCGAAGCCATGAAGATGGAGATACCGGTGTCCTCGCCCGCGGCCGGCACGCTCAAATCGCTGCTCGTGAAGCTCGACGACGTTGTCGCCGAAGGCCAGGCCATCGCGATCGTTGCGAGTTGA
- a CDS encoding nucleoside triphosphate pyrophosphohydrolase family protein, producing the protein MTIDEYAAWAATIAKVEEHPSNERLSYLGLGLAGESGEVAEHIKKLLRDGWLDQAGLVDELGDVIYYWACLCAATGQKPSELLAASAARINRRLSEAASR; encoded by the coding sequence ATGACGATCGATGAATATGCGGCCTGGGCCGCGACGATTGCGAAAGTCGAAGAGCATCCGTCGAACGAACGGCTGTCCTATCTCGGTCTTGGCCTCGCCGGAGAATCGGGCGAGGTTGCCGAGCACATCAAGAAGCTGCTGCGCGACGGCTGGCTCGATCAGGCGGGTCTCGTCGATGAGCTCGGCGATGTCATCTACTACTGGGCCTGCCTGTGCGCGGCGACCGGCCAAAAGCCGTCTGAATTGCTCGCAGCAAGCGCGGCGCGGATCAACCGGCGGCTGAGCGAGGCGGCGAGCCGCTGA
- the glsA gene encoding glutaminase A, translated as MKPHSPPASAWARSRPPLLRFLDTCLNEFSAETSGAVADYIPELGKADPAYFGISLATLDGHVYEVGDSRMPFTIQSMSKPFVFALALDLLGAGKVESAIGVEPSGDPFNSIRLNSDNHPFNPMVNAGAIACTGLIQESKGAAAFEQIRLALSRFAGRDLSVDEAVYTSESQTGDRNRAIAYLLKTNAVISDNVAAVLDVYFRQCAVLVTARDIAVMAATLANRGVNPVTGEQVLTPYAISRTLSVMTSSGMYDYAGEWIYRIGIPAKSGVGGGILAALPARLGLGSYSPRLDKHGNSVRGIKVCEALSTHYDLHMLNRSDDARNAIIADYDIGKSPSRRVRRPQEREILAAHEQEVRVIELVGTLSLSAVDYVSRRLAARPRPQFVVFDLHRVTSTTRAGARLVAEAFEELAALNVTVILSGVKRASKEWNTLREWTAELKNVRDFYLLDTAIEWAEDQIVYRHGGSIDFHETTELVEQPLLSGLSAEELTDLASLCTIRTYQSGARIVAAGDSADSLFFLRSGAVHVTLPDGVRLATLTAGMAFGEMALLEATRSADVFSDMAATAFEVPLKAFERFRKQHPHASERVMRNLAQLLADRLIVANAKVDILTST; from the coding sequence ATGAAACCGCACTCGCCTCCCGCCTCCGCCTGGGCCCGCTCAAGACCGCCGTTGCTGCGGTTTCTGGACACTTGCCTCAATGAATTCTCGGCCGAGACCTCGGGCGCCGTGGCCGACTACATCCCCGAGCTCGGCAAGGCCGACCCTGCCTATTTCGGCATCAGCCTCGCGACGCTGGACGGCCATGTCTACGAAGTCGGCGACAGCCGGATGCCTTTCACGATCCAGTCGATGTCAAAGCCGTTCGTATTCGCGCTGGCGCTGGATCTGCTCGGCGCAGGCAAGGTCGAGAGCGCGATCGGCGTCGAACCCTCGGGCGATCCCTTCAACTCGATCCGGCTCAATTCCGACAATCACCCGTTCAACCCGATGGTCAATGCCGGTGCGATTGCCTGCACCGGGCTGATCCAGGAGAGCAAGGGCGCCGCGGCCTTCGAGCAGATCCGCCTTGCGCTCAGCCGCTTCGCAGGGCGCGATCTCAGTGTCGACGAGGCCGTCTATACTTCGGAAAGCCAGACCGGCGACCGCAACCGCGCCATCGCCTATCTGCTGAAGACCAATGCGGTGATCTCGGACAATGTCGCGGCCGTGCTGGACGTTTACTTCCGGCAATGCGCGGTGCTGGTCACCGCGCGCGACATCGCAGTGATGGCGGCAACGCTCGCCAACCGCGGCGTCAATCCGGTGACGGGCGAGCAGGTGCTGACGCCCTACGCGATCTCGCGCACGCTGTCGGTGATGACGTCGTCGGGCATGTACGACTATGCCGGCGAATGGATCTACCGGATCGGCATACCCGCCAAGAGCGGCGTCGGCGGCGGTATTCTCGCGGCCCTGCCCGCCCGGCTCGGGCTCGGCAGCTATTCGCCAAGACTCGACAAGCACGGCAACAGCGTGCGCGGCATCAAGGTCTGCGAGGCGCTGTCCACGCATTACGACCTGCACATGCTCAACCGCAGCGACGATGCCCGCAACGCGATCATTGCCGACTACGACATCGGCAAGAGCCCGTCGCGGCGCGTCCGCCGGCCGCAGGAGCGCGAGATTTTGGCAGCCCATGAGCAGGAGGTGCGGGTCATCGAGCTGGTGGGCACGCTGTCGCTCTCGGCGGTCGACTACGTGTCGCGCCGGCTTGCAGCGCGGCCGCGGCCGCAATTCGTGGTGTTCGACCTGCACCGCGTCACCTCCACCACGCGCGCAGGCGCCCGGCTGGTGGCCGAAGCCTTCGAGGAGCTCGCAGCGCTGAACGTCACCGTGATCCTGTCCGGCGTCAAGCGCGCCTCGAAGGAATGGAATACGTTGCGAGAGTGGACCGCCGAGCTGAAGAACGTCCGGGACTTCTACCTGCTCGACACCGCGATCGAATGGGCGGAAGACCAGATCGTCTACCGCCATGGCGGCTCGATCGACTTTCACGAAACCACTGAGCTCGTCGAGCAGCCGCTGCTCTCAGGACTTAGCGCGGAAGAGCTGACCGATCTGGCATCGCTCTGCACCATCCGCACCTATCAATCCGGCGCCAGGATCGTGGCGGCCGGCGATTCCGCGGATTCCCTGTTCTTCCTGCGCAGCGGCGCCGTCCACGTCACCCTGCCTGACGGCGTACGGCTAGCGACACTGACCGCCGGCATGGCCTTCGGCGAAATGGCGCTGCTGGAAGCCACCCGCTCCGCCGATGTCTTCTCCGACATGGCAGCGACCGCCTTCGAGGTGCCTCTTAAGGCTTTCGAGCGTTTCCGCAAGCAGCACCCGCATGCGAGCGAGCGCGTCATGCGCAATTTGGCGCAGCTTCTGGCCGATCGCCTGATCGTCGCCAACGCCAAGGTGGATATCCTGACGTCGACGTGA
- a CDS encoding TAXI family TRAP transporter solute-binding subunit produces the protein MLRGLIMLAPALVAGISFVSTRYAFAEDIKLPATFTFTAYDTGTAGFNIAVGVGKMMKDKYNTDVRVLPAGNDVARLAPLRAKRAVSAAMGSGTYFAQEGVFEFGSREWGPQPLQILLSSVDCNCGSLGVAADAGVKKIGDLKGKRVGFVVGSPALNQNSLAVLAFGELTQKDVKIVEFASYGAMWKGLVNNDTDAAFGTTITGPAKEAETSPRGLIWPPLPAKDKEGWARMQKVGSFFFPQTATCGAGISPDKPIELGNYPYPIFVAYAAQPADQVYAMTKAMIVNYDAYKDSAPGAGGLAADRQTKNWVVPVHPGAVKALKEAGQWTDAQDAHNSRLIKRQEVLAAAWADYGKSNPPADDKAFLEGWMKARATALAKADMPNGFED, from the coding sequence ATGCTTCGTGGGCTGATCATGCTCGCGCCTGCCTTGGTGGCAGGCATTTCTTTTGTGTCCACACGCTATGCGTTTGCCGAAGACATCAAGCTGCCGGCGACGTTTACCTTCACCGCCTATGACACCGGCACTGCCGGCTTCAACATCGCGGTCGGCGTCGGCAAGATGATGAAGGACAAATACAACACTGACGTGCGCGTGCTGCCCGCCGGCAACGACGTTGCGCGCCTGGCGCCGCTGCGCGCCAAACGCGCGGTGTCCGCGGCGATGGGATCTGGCACCTATTTCGCGCAGGAAGGCGTGTTCGAATTCGGCAGCAGGGAATGGGGACCGCAGCCGCTCCAGATCCTCTTGTCCAGCGTCGACTGCAATTGCGGCTCGCTCGGCGTTGCCGCCGATGCCGGCGTGAAGAAGATCGGGGATCTCAAGGGCAAGCGCGTCGGCTTCGTGGTCGGCTCGCCCGCGCTGAACCAGAATTCGCTCGCGGTGCTCGCGTTCGGCGAACTGACGCAGAAGGACGTCAAAATCGTCGAGTTCGCAAGCTATGGCGCGATGTGGAAGGGCCTCGTCAACAACGACACCGACGCGGCCTTCGGCACCACCATCACCGGTCCCGCCAAGGAAGCCGAGACCTCGCCGCGCGGGCTGATCTGGCCGCCGCTGCCGGCCAAGGACAAGGAGGGCTGGGCGCGGATGCAGAAGGTCGGCTCGTTCTTCTTCCCGCAGACTGCGACCTGTGGCGCCGGCATCTCGCCGGACAAGCCGATCGAGCTCGGCAACTATCCCTACCCGATCTTCGTCGCCTACGCCGCGCAACCGGCCGACCAGGTCTATGCGATGACGAAGGCAATGATCGTGAACTACGACGCCTACAAGGACTCCGCGCCCGGCGCCGGCGGGCTTGCCGCCGATCGCCAGACCAAGAACTGGGTCGTGCCGGTGCATCCCGGCGCGGTGAAGGCGCTGAAAGAAGCCGGGCAATGGACCGATGCGCAGGATGCCCACAACAGCAGACTGATCAAGCGCCAGGAGGTGCTCGCGGCCGCCTGGGCGGACTATGGCAAGTCCAATCCGCCCGCGGACGACAAGGCCTTCCTCGAGGGCTGGATGAAGGCGCGCGCGACGGCGCTTGCCAAGGCCGACATGCCCAACGGCTTCGAGGATTAG